A section of the Metabacillus endolithicus genome encodes:
- a CDS encoding helix-turn-helix transcriptional regulator, with amino-acid sequence MKNRIKDLRAKNNLTQDQLAEKLDVSRQTIISIERERFNPSIILAFKLAHIFNCKIEEIFIYEGEK; translated from the coding sequence ATGAAGAATAGGATAAAAGATTTACGTGCTAAAAATAATTTAACACAAGATCAGCTAGCTGAAAAATTAGACGTTTCTAGACAAACAATTATTTCCATAGAAAGAGAACGTTTTAATCCATCAATAATTTTAGCATTTAAATTAGCTCATATTTTTAATTGTAAAATTGAAGAAATATTTATTTATGAGGGGGAGAAATGA
- a CDS encoding helix-turn-helix transcriptional regulator, with amino-acid sequence MDNSKVGNLIFSLRKEKGLTQKQLADLMNISDRTISKWERGYGCPDVTLLPSLSSILGVNIENILEGELSSNDFVGGNMKRSNYFVCPSCHNIVLATGDIDISCCGRKVEQLEAKKATDEEKLSITEIDSELFVSSDHRMTKDHYISFIALATGDSVQIMKQYPEWSLQTRLPKHKHGKLLWFDTQFGLYYQHI; translated from the coding sequence ATGGATAATAGTAAAGTTGGTAACTTAATTTTTAGTTTAAGGAAGGAGAAAGGATTAACACAGAAACAGTTAGCTGATTTGATGAATATTTCTGATCGAACGATTTCAAAATGGGAGCGTGGATATGGTTGTCCAGATGTTACTCTTTTACCAAGTTTGTCTTCAATCTTAGGGGTAAATATTGAAAATATTTTAGAAGGTGAATTATCGTCGAATGATTTTGTAGGAGGAAATATGAAAAGATCGAATTATTTTGTTTGTCCCTCATGTCATAATATTGTTTTAGCAACTGGGGATATAGACATTTCTTGCTGCGGGAGAAAGGTAGAACAATTAGAAGCAAAAAAAGCAACAGACGAAGAAAAATTATCAATAACTGAAATTGATTCTGAGTTATTTGTATCAAGTGACCACCGGATGACAAAAGATCATTATATATCATTTATTGCCCTAGCCACCGGGGATTCAGTACAGATTATGAAGCAATATCCTGAATGGAGTTTACAAACACGTCTTCCAAAACATAAACATGGGAAACTGCTATGGTTTGATACACAATTTGGGTTATATTATCAACATATCTAA